In Zobellia roscoffensis, the following are encoded in one genomic region:
- a CDS encoding sigma-54-dependent transcriptional regulator produces the protein MVDANILIIDDNKSVLSALEILLQFEYKTIQTISNPNQITSFPDLKEVDIVLLDMNFSAGVNTGNEGLYWLRELKKKTPQTSVIMMTAYGAVDLAVMALKEGASDFILKPWNNDKLLATVKSAYELRKSKKQVTELKQKESHLKQVINQNKNYIIGNSKALNSVLKLVSKVAKTDVNVLITGENGTGKELIARELHKLSSRNDEVFISVDMGSISENLFESELFGHTKGSFTDAKEDRAGKFEAANGGTLFLDEIGNLSLQAQAKLLSAIQNRTIVRVGSNKPISVDIRLICATNEDLDKMVAEGLFREDLLYRINTIRVEVPALRERDQDILVLADFYLKKFTSKYGKPGLRMNQAAQEKLMDYGWPGNIRELLHTIERAVILSEGNVLKSEDFLLTNKQTVSSNLNGPATLEEMEFMMINSALEQNDGNYSAAAEQLGISRQTLYNKLKKIGK, from the coding sequence ATGGTAGATGCAAATATTTTAATTATAGATGATAATAAGAGCGTCCTTAGCGCACTTGAAATTCTATTGCAGTTTGAATACAAAACCATACAGACCATCTCAAACCCGAATCAGATTACATCTTTTCCTGATTTAAAGGAAGTAGATATTGTACTGCTGGATATGAATTTCTCTGCGGGAGTAAACACCGGGAATGAAGGTTTGTATTGGTTGCGAGAGCTTAAGAAAAAGACGCCCCAGACTTCGGTCATAATGATGACAGCCTATGGAGCTGTAGATTTGGCGGTAATGGCATTAAAAGAAGGAGCTTCTGATTTTATTCTTAAACCTTGGAATAACGATAAGCTTTTGGCAACGGTTAAATCTGCATACGAGCTTAGAAAATCAAAGAAGCAGGTTACTGAACTGAAACAGAAAGAAAGTCACCTTAAACAGGTTATCAATCAGAACAAAAATTACATTATAGGTAATTCTAAGGCGTTAAATTCAGTGCTAAAGTTGGTTTCTAAAGTAGCAAAAACCGATGTAAACGTACTGATTACTGGAGAAAATGGTACAGGTAAGGAACTCATAGCACGTGAGCTTCACAAACTTTCAAGTAGGAATGACGAAGTATTTATTTCGGTGGATATGGGTTCAATATCAGAAAACCTTTTTGAAAGTGAACTTTTTGGACATACCAAAGGTTCTTTTACAGATGCTAAAGAAGACAGGGCAGGAAAATTTGAAGCAGCCAACGGGGGCACGTTGTTTTTAGATGAAATAGGAAACTTATCGCTTCAGGCGCAGGCAAAACTATTATCGGCCATTCAGAATAGAACTATTGTTCGCGTGGGGTCCAATAAACCAATTTCAGTAGATATACGTTTGATTTGTGCAACGAACGAGGATTTAGATAAAATGGTCGCCGAAGGACTTTTTAGGGAGGATTTATTGTATCGGATAAACACCATTAGGGTTGAGGTACCAGCACTTAGGGAACGTGATCAAGACATTTTGGTTTTGGCAGATTTCTATTTGAAAAAATTCACTTCAAAATACGGGAAACCTGGACTTCGTATGAATCAAGCGGCTCAAGAAAAATTGATGGACTACGGATGGCCGGGAAATATTAGGGAACTATTGCATACCATTGAACGGGCCGTTATACTTTCCGAAGGAAATGTGCTTAAATCAGAAGATTTCCTGCTAACCAATAAACAAACCGTATCCTCCAATTTAAATGGCCCCGCAACTTTAGAGGAAATGGAGTTTATGATGATTAATAGCGCATTAGAACAGAACGATGGCAATTACAGTGCAGCTGCGGAACAGTTGGGTATTTCTCGGCAAACACTCTACAATAAATTAAAGAAAATAGGGAAGTAG
- a CDS encoding sensor histidine kinase yields MMSKHIYLQLIVRVLLLAITALAVGFLFFYENYILFAVFLFLLGLQTYYLLYYVNQTNRKIAYFFDAIKNEDFTLRFPEKLSGKSLTELNHSLNMLNTMVQDIHLKKQAQEHFYQEILKQADIGIMTINPKGHILYANPTIEKLLDYHPLNHVKQLQQIDEKLYDKFAGLKPFESSTHQFVNEREKTELAMKATAVTVDGQDLLLVIVQDIRKELDEKETDSWVKLIRVLTHEIMNTITPITSISESILKYYKKGEMVLDASELPEQHLKSTVKGLEVIQEQGNGLMNFVQSYRKFLSVPEPDRELVPAQNLLEKVKLLLDDKSENIKFEVDVVPNSLELYLDQRQISQVLLNLGKNAKQSLGAQENGVIKFVAGINEADKKYIQVWDNGPGIPPELMDEIFVPFFTTKNTGTGIGLSLSKQIMRLHGGSIRVLSKEHTVFTLTFD; encoded by the coding sequence ATGATGAGCAAACATATTTATCTGCAATTGATCGTTCGGGTTCTATTACTTGCGATTACCGCATTGGCCGTAGGTTTTCTGTTTTTTTATGAAAATTATATATTATTTGCGGTTTTTCTTTTTCTGCTGGGGTTGCAAACCTATTATTTGCTTTACTATGTTAATCAGACCAACAGAAAAATAGCCTATTTTTTTGATGCTATAAAAAATGAGGATTTTACGCTGCGTTTTCCTGAAAAGCTTAGCGGAAAATCATTAACGGAGCTTAATCACAGCCTGAACATGCTTAATACCATGGTGCAGGACATTCACCTTAAAAAGCAGGCACAAGAGCATTTTTACCAAGAGATCTTAAAACAGGCGGATATTGGTATTATGACCATTAATCCCAAAGGGCATATTCTGTACGCCAACCCAACAATTGAAAAATTACTCGATTACCATCCTTTAAATCATGTGAAACAACTCCAACAGATAGACGAAAAGCTATACGATAAGTTTGCCGGACTGAAACCTTTTGAAAGTAGCACCCATCAATTCGTCAATGAACGTGAGAAAACAGAATTGGCGATGAAAGCGACGGCAGTTACTGTAGATGGACAGGACCTTTTGCTGGTTATTGTGCAAGATATCCGTAAAGAGCTGGATGAAAAAGAAACGGATTCTTGGGTGAAACTGATTCGCGTTTTAACCCATGAAATCATGAATACCATTACGCCTATTACTTCAATTTCAGAATCTATTTTAAAGTATTATAAAAAAGGGGAAATGGTTTTGGATGCGTCAGAATTACCGGAGCAGCATTTAAAAAGTACGGTGAAGGGGCTTGAGGTTATTCAAGAACAAGGCAATGGTTTAATGAATTTTGTACAGTCATATCGTAAATTTCTCAGTGTACCTGAACCCGATAGAGAACTTGTGCCTGCACAAAACCTTTTGGAAAAAGTAAAACTGTTGTTAGACGATAAATCTGAAAATATAAAATTTGAGGTAGATGTGGTTCCTAATAGTTTAGAGTTGTATTTGGATCAAAGACAGATATCTCAAGTACTCTTAAACCTGGGTAAAAACGCCAAACAATCGTTGGGTGCTCAAGAGAACGGTGTAATTAAATTCGTTGCCGGAATTAATGAGGCGGATAAGAAATACATTCAAGTATGGGACAATGGTCCAGGAATCCCCCCAGAATTAATGGATGAGATTTTTGTGCCTTTTTTCACTACTAAAAACACGGGAACCGGTATAGGACTCAGTCTTTCCAAACAAATCATGAGATTGCACGGGGGGAGCATACGGGTATTATCAAAAGAGCACACTGTATTCACTTTGACTTTTGATTAA
- a CDS encoding MGMT family protein, with translation MKPENKNFFQKVYEVAALIPEGRVTSYGAIAKYLGAARSARMVGWAMNGAGSMPEVPAHRVVNKIGLLTGKHHFDGTNLMQQLLENEGIKVVDNQIIDFEKHFWDPFKELG, from the coding sequence ATGAAACCAGAGAATAAAAACTTCTTTCAGAAAGTATACGAGGTGGCCGCGCTTATACCCGAAGGGAGAGTTACATCTTATGGCGCTATAGCCAAATATCTTGGTGCTGCACGCAGTGCAAGAATGGTGGGCTGGGCCATGAACGGGGCCGGAAGCATGCCAGAAGTACCTGCACACCGCGTTGTAAATAAAATAGGACTGCTAACGGGAAAACATCATTTTGATGGCACCAACCTAATGCAACAGCTTTTAGAAAATGAGGGCATAAAGGTGGTTGATAATCAAATCATAGATTTTGAAAAGCATTTTTGGGATCCATTTAAAGAGTTGGGTTAA
- a CDS encoding LysE family transporter — MQHLLILFFATFSAAFMATVPPGLLNMNAAKVSVEKGKLNGIIFSLGCSTMVLLQATIAVYISKFLHKNPGVIDVLLKIAVVVFAFFMVYFFIAAIRNKEKKKKTVKVSKKNSFFKGVLLAALNLLTIPYYSGLNIMWNASGWIKFQVWDILVFILAAGTGTFTVLYMYTVYFNKLENKSNRFSKNSNYILSGLMLILLTITIFRIGYR, encoded by the coding sequence ATGCAACACCTTTTAATTCTTTTTTTTGCTACGTTTTCCGCAGCTTTTATGGCAACTGTACCTCCGGGGCTTTTAAATATGAATGCAGCCAAGGTTAGTGTAGAAAAAGGCAAACTCAATGGTATCATATTTAGTTTAGGCTGCTCTACTATGGTACTTCTACAAGCTACTATTGCCGTTTATATCTCTAAGTTTTTACATAAAAACCCAGGGGTAATTGATGTATTATTAAAAATTGCGGTTGTTGTCTTCGCTTTTTTTATGGTCTACTTTTTCATTGCTGCAATTAGAAATAAAGAAAAGAAAAAGAAAACCGTTAAGGTTAGTAAAAAGAACAGTTTTTTTAAAGGCGTACTTCTGGCCGCTTTGAACTTATTAACTATACCTTATTACAGTGGTCTAAACATTATGTGGAATGCTTCTGGATGGATAAAATTTCAAGTCTGGGATATTCTTGTTTTCATACTTGCCGCCGGCACAGGAACATTTACCGTGCTTTACATGTACACCGTTTATTTTAATAAATTAGAGAACAAATCCAATCGGTTTTCAAAGAACAGCAATTACATTTTAAGCGGGCTCATGTTGATACTGCTAACCATAACAATTTTTAGAATCGGCTATCGCTAA
- the trmB gene encoding tRNA (guanosine(46)-N7)-methyltransferase TrmB, whose translation MGSKNKLKRFKENETFSNVIQPNREAVKNGFDKKGKWNDFFGNDNPIVLELGCGKGEYTVGLAKQDPNKNFIGIDIKGARLWRGAKTALEDNLKNVAFLRTQIELVDELFDKDEVSEIWITFPDPQIKYKRTKHRMTNESFLAKYKRILRPDGLMHLKTDSEFMHGYTLGLLHGLGLEINYANHDVYKNEGSPKEVLELQTFYEKQYLEKGKPITYIQFKVH comes from the coding sequence TTGGGAAGCAAGAACAAACTTAAACGTTTTAAAGAGAACGAAACTTTTTCTAATGTCATTCAACCTAATCGGGAAGCCGTAAAAAATGGGTTTGATAAAAAAGGTAAATGGAATGACTTTTTTGGCAACGATAATCCTATAGTTTTGGAATTGGGATGCGGAAAAGGGGAATACACCGTTGGTCTGGCAAAACAAGACCCCAACAAAAACTTTATTGGCATAGATATTAAGGGAGCCCGTTTATGGCGTGGCGCAAAAACTGCTTTGGAGGACAACCTGAAGAATGTGGCTTTTTTAAGAACACAAATAGAGCTGGTGGATGAGCTTTTTGACAAAGACGAGGTTTCCGAAATATGGATTACCTTTCCTGACCCGCAAATAAAATACAAACGCACCAAACACCGTATGACCAATGAGAGCTTCTTGGCAAAATACAAGAGAATTTTACGTCCGGACGGTCTTATGCACCTGAAAACAGACAGTGAATTCATGCATGGCTATACTTTAGGACTTTTACACGGTCTAGGCCTAGAAATAAATTACGCCAACCATGATGTATATAAAAACGAAGGCAGTCCAAAAGAGGTTTTAGAACTTCAGACTTTCTACGAAAAACAGTATCTTGAAAAAGGTAAGCCAATTACCTATATTCAATTCAAGGTACACTAG